One Calditrichota bacterium genomic region harbors:
- a CDS encoding proline dehydrogenase: MNVFNKAIVTILPILPKSFVALFSSRYIAGETLDDAVTTILQLNRQHIMATMDLLGENITQKREATQDKEMWFKILDAIDKHHLNSNISIKLTQLGLKLDKAFCLENVREIVHYAHSYKNFVRIDMEDSTCTDDTLDIFYRVREEFSNVGIVIQAYLKRSESDIQKLAAQGINVRICKGIYNEPPEIAYKDREAIRQNYLRLLDIMFDHKAYVGIATHDRFLIEKAVERIQSEKIPTARYEFQMLLGVGEEYRAELVQAGHRLRVYVPFGKDWFPYSLRRMKENPRVAGYIIKNLFKKI; the protein is encoded by the coding sequence ATGAATGTATTCAACAAAGCCATCGTCACTATTCTGCCCATTTTACCCAAATCATTTGTTGCCCTTTTTTCCAGCCGCTACATTGCAGGCGAAACCCTTGACGATGCCGTAACAACAATTCTTCAGTTGAACCGGCAACACATCATGGCCACGATGGATCTTTTGGGGGAAAATATTACCCAAAAGAGGGAAGCCACTCAGGATAAGGAAATGTGGTTTAAAATCCTGGACGCCATTGACAAACATCACCTGAACTCAAACATTTCCATTAAATTAACCCAACTGGGACTAAAATTGGACAAGGCATTTTGTCTGGAAAATGTGCGGGAAATTGTCCATTATGCCCATTCGTACAAGAATTTTGTGCGAATCGATATGGAAGATTCCACGTGTACAGACGACACCCTGGATATTTTTTACCGCGTCCGGGAAGAATTTAGCAATGTTGGTATCGTGATTCAGGCCTACCTGAAACGCAGTGAATCAGACATTCAAAAACTGGCTGCTCAGGGGATCAATGTCCGCATTTGTAAAGGCATCTACAATGAGCCTCCCGAAATTGCCTACAAAGACCGGGAAGCCATCCGCCAAAATTACCTCAGGCTACTGGATATTATGTTCGATCACAAAGCCTATGTGGGGATCGCCACCCACGACCGTTTTCTAATAGAAAAGGCCGTTGAACGCATTCAATCGGAGAAAATTCCCACGGCTCGTTATGAATTTCAAATGCTGTTGGGCGTCGGTGAGGAATATCGGGCCGAACTGGTCCAGGCCGGTCATCGTCTTCGCGTGTACGTTCCTTTTGGCAAAGATTGGTTTCCCTATTCCCTGCGCCGAATGAAGGAAAATCCCCGTGTAGCCGGATATATTATCAAAAATCTTTTTAAAAAGATTTAA